In one window of Prosthecobacter fusiformis DNA:
- the bioD gene encoding dethiobiotin synthase yields the protein MHYFITGTDTDAGKTYVTCLLIEALRREGHAAAGYKPLACGDRVDAHALRQASEDALTLEEVNPVYLKVPASPYAASLLENRTVDVEAARQGFFTLAARFSHVLVEGAGGWEVPLTDKLSMADLAADLAIPIIVVVNNRLGCLNHTILTVKNIQARGLTCAGIILNYAQDERDLASISNRMVLQQFLGVPVLAEIMHGESQMDWPADLAL from the coding sequence ATGCATTATTTCATCACCGGCACCGATACCGATGCAGGCAAGACCTATGTCACCTGCCTGCTCATTGAGGCTCTGCGCCGCGAGGGGCATGCGGCGGCGGGATACAAGCCGTTGGCCTGTGGGGATCGCGTGGATGCACACGCGCTGCGTCAGGCCAGTGAGGACGCGCTGACCCTGGAAGAAGTGAACCCGGTTTATCTAAAAGTACCCGCTTCTCCGTACGCGGCATCGCTGCTTGAAAACCGCACCGTGGATGTGGAGGCCGCACGTCAGGGATTCTTCACCCTGGCCGCGCGTTTTTCACACGTCTTGGTGGAAGGGGCCGGCGGCTGGGAAGTACCCCTGACGGATAAGCTTAGCATGGCGGATCTGGCTGCCGATTTGGCCATTCCGATCATTGTTGTGGTGAATAACAGGCTCGGCTGCCTCAATCACACCATCCTCACGGTAAAAAATATCCAGGCACGTGGCCTGACCTGTGCCGGGATCATCCTGAATTATGCGCAGGATGAACGGGACCTCGCCAGCATCTCCAACCGCATGGTTTTGCAGCAATTCCTAGGCGTACCAGTCTTGGCGGAGATCATGCATGGTGAATCTCAGATGGATTGGCCAGCGGATCTGGCCCTCTGA
- a CDS encoding serine/threonine protein kinase: MTEEEIFHAILSQGDAQERQRILAEHCPDDPVLRHRVEALLDSLKTENFMRVHLEPPTTPLPVKEMESQSIGPYKLLQQIGEGGFGTVWMAEQTHPVQRRVALKIIKAGMDTKEVIARFEQERQALALMDHPNIARVLDAGATETGRPFFVMELVRGVPITRFCDEHLLTPQARITLFTKVCRAVQHAHMKGVIHRDLKPSNILVTLHDGVPVPKVIDFGIAKAMQQRLTDKTLFTHFEQMVGTPLYMAPEQAELSGLDIDTRCDIYALGVLLYELLTGQTPFSQDELMKAGFDEMRRLIREREPKKPSTLLKTLAAATASTVATHRQSETPKLIGLLKGDLDWIVMKAMEKDRRRRYETASALADDLQRHLDHEPVLARPPSTVYRLQKLLQKNRAAFITISLVALSLLAGLAISTTLYVRLRVEKAQRAVEAAQFAIMSGEDEWITATIRECTAAGVPRTFIGLLEGEQHLIQGRVEDAIRTLEDLVHEAPKSIPARALLATAHDLVDDTRSYHRVMATLADAKPKEREDYLILGHALSHSDDEKERQQGVEFMAHAIHQMRDSPMARVLLAEARTRLAVHSRSLEEIQEAIADINAARGWQRHGIAVLAISSWAHAVGAQIAEEKNRADLRHSWLAVAKTDGEQLVTFDSFYAEKYLKLQKEIFAQMGVD; encoded by the coding sequence ATGACGGAGGAGGAAATCTTTCATGCCATCCTGAGCCAGGGTGATGCTCAGGAGCGCCAGCGTATCCTGGCGGAACACTGCCCGGACGATCCGGTTCTGCGTCATCGGGTGGAGGCATTGCTGGACTCGCTGAAGACGGAAAACTTCATGCGCGTGCACCTGGAGCCGCCCACCACGCCCCTGCCAGTCAAGGAGATGGAGAGTCAGTCCATCGGCCCTTACAAGCTGCTCCAGCAGATCGGGGAAGGGGGATTTGGCACCGTCTGGATGGCGGAGCAGACCCATCCAGTGCAGCGGCGCGTGGCTTTGAAAATCATCAAAGCCGGCATGGATACCAAGGAGGTCATTGCCCGGTTTGAGCAGGAGCGGCAGGCACTTGCCCTCATGGACCACCCGAACATCGCCCGTGTGCTGGATGCCGGGGCCACGGAGACCGGGCGTCCATTTTTTGTCATGGAGCTGGTGCGCGGTGTCCCCATCACCCGTTTTTGTGATGAGCATCTGCTCACCCCGCAGGCCCGCATCACCCTCTTTACCAAAGTCTGCCGGGCCGTCCAGCACGCCCACATGAAGGGCGTCATTCACCGGGACCTGAAGCCCTCCAATATCCTCGTCACCCTCCATGACGGAGTGCCAGTGCCGAAGGTCATTGACTTCGGGATCGCCAAGGCCATGCAGCAGCGCCTGACAGACAAGACTCTCTTCACCCACTTTGAGCAGATGGTGGGTACGCCTCTTTACATGGCACCGGAGCAGGCCGAACTCAGCGGCCTGGACATTGATACCCGCTGCGACATCTATGCTCTCGGCGTCCTGCTTTATGAACTGCTCACTGGCCAGACACCCTTTAGCCAGGATGAGCTGATGAAGGCCGGCTTTGATGAAATGCGCCGCCTCATCCGCGAGCGCGAGCCGAAGAAACCCTCCACCCTTTTAAAAACCCTGGCCGCTGCCACCGCCAGCACCGTGGCCACCCATCGCCAGAGTGAGACACCGAAGCTCATCGGCCTGCTCAAGGGCGACCTCGACTGGATCGTTATGAAGGCCATGGAAAAGGACCGCCGCCGTCGTTACGAAACGGCCTCGGCCCTCGCGGATGACCTCCAGCGCCACCTCGATCACGAGCCTGTCCTCGCGCGCCCGCCTAGCACCGTTTACCGTCTGCAAAAGCTGTTGCAGAAAAACCGCGCAGCCTTCATCACCATCAGCCTCGTTGCCCTGTCTCTGCTTGCCGGGCTGGCCATTTCAACGACGCTTTATGTTAGGCTTCGGGTTGAAAAGGCCCAGCGTGCCGTGGAGGCCGCCCAGTTCGCCATCATGAGCGGGGAGGATGAATGGATCACCGCCACCATCCGTGAGTGCACTGCTGCTGGCGTACCCCGGACCTTCATCGGCCTGCTGGAGGGGGAGCAGCACCTCATCCAGGGACGCGTGGAGGATGCCATCCGCACGCTCGAAGACCTCGTCCACGAAGCACCCAAAAGCATCCCGGCCCGTGCCCTGCTGGCCACCGCTCATGACCTGGTGGATGATACCCGCAGCTACCACCGTGTGATGGCTACCCTGGCCGATGCAAAACCCAAGGAGCGTGAGGATTACCTCATCCTGGGCCATGCTCTTAGCCACAGCGATGATGAAAAAGAGCGCCAGCAGGGTGTCGAGTTCATGGCCCACGCCATTCACCAGATGCGGGATTCCCCCATGGCCCGCGTCCTCCTGGCGGAGGCTCGCACCCGCCTTGCCGTGCACAGCCGCAGCCTCGAAGAAATCCAGGAAGCCATTGCCGATATCAATGCCGCCCGTGGCTGGCAGCGCCACGGTATCGCCGTGCTCGCCATCAGTTCCTGGGCTCACGCCGTCGGCGCACAGATCGCTGAGGAAAAGAACCGTGCAGATTTGCGTCACTCCTGGTTAGCCGTCGCTAAAACCGACGGTGAGCAACTGGTCACCTTCGACAGCTTTTATGCGGAGAAATACCTGAAGCTGCAAAAGGAGATCTTTGCACAGATGGGGGTCGATTGA
- a CDS encoding glycosyltransferase family 9 protein, with product MIVKPSSLGDIVHTLPAVQAIKEAHPQLKLRWLANTEWTPLLQGSPLLEEVISFPRKQCRGLPGLFILRRWAKSWRAMPREAPEIVLDFQGLFRSGYLSRARGSRPVIGLSDSREGARFFHDHILPVDAGAHAVDRYLAIPRALGIPVDAEKLTFPLAQGHQPAGWPDRQDLIVVHPWSRGEGKSLSPEALQSLCTALAPLPVVLVGMSQGAAIPQGEHITDFSNRTSLAELIWILRQARFVISVDSGPMHIAAAVNDRTLGIHTWSDPRQVGPYNPRAWVWKAGRIAHRTGFQPQEYGMEKQVTEADAGDIAAFVRNFRD from the coding sequence ATGATCGTCAAACCCAGCTCGCTAGGCGATATCGTCCACACCCTCCCTGCCGTCCAGGCCATCAAGGAAGCACATCCGCAGCTCAAGCTGCGCTGGCTGGCCAATACGGAATGGACTCCATTGCTCCAGGGTTCACCGCTGCTGGAAGAGGTCATTTCCTTTCCGCGCAAGCAATGCCGCGGCCTGCCAGGCCTGTTCATCCTGCGGCGCTGGGCTAAAAGCTGGCGCGCCATGCCGCGGGAGGCCCCAGAGATCGTTTTGGATTTCCAGGGTCTGTTTCGCAGCGGTTATCTCTCCCGTGCACGCGGCTCCCGGCCCGTCATTGGCCTGTCGGATTCACGGGAAGGCGCACGCTTTTTTCACGATCACATCCTTCCTGTAGATGCGGGGGCGCATGCCGTGGATCGTTACCTGGCCATTCCGCGTGCCTTGGGTATTCCCGTGGATGCTGAAAAGCTCACTTTTCCCCTAGCGCAGGGGCATCAACCTGCTGGCTGGCCGGACAGGCAGGACCTCATCGTTGTGCACCCCTGGTCTCGTGGAGAGGGGAAGTCGCTTTCACCAGAGGCCTTGCAGTCCCTTTGTACTGCCCTTGCTCCCTTGCCAGTGGTCCTCGTGGGCATGTCCCAGGGCGCAGCCATCCCGCAGGGAGAACACATCACGGATTTCAGCAACCGCACCTCCCTGGCGGAGCTCATCTGGATCCTGCGTCAGGCACGCTTTGTCATCAGCGTGGACAGCGGCCCCATGCACATCGCCGCAGCGGTGAATGACCGCACCCTGGGCATCCATACCTGGAGTGATCCGCGCCAGGTCGGCCCGTACAATCCGCGCGCCTGGGTGTGGAAGGCAGGCCGCATTGCCCATCGTACGGGTTTTCAGCCTCAGGAATACGGGATGGAAAAACAGGTCACTGAGGCCGATGCCGGAGACATCGCCGCCTTCGTACGCAACTTCCGAGACTAA
- a CDS encoding DNA-binding protein, which translates to MRNDESEEPRRGSPALHSEKIMTDRKIFFLDLKENERGRVIKITEDVRGRRDTIMLPLEAADEFLDALQRILEVERDLE; encoded by the coding sequence ATGAGGAACGACGAATCTGAAGAGCCGAGGCGCGGCAGCCCTGCGCTGCATTCTGAGAAGATCATGACGGACAGGAAGATTTTCTTCCTCGATCTCAAGGAGAACGAGCGTGGCCGTGTCATCAAAATCACCGAGGATGTACGTGGCCGTCGTGATACCATCATGCTGCCCCTGGAGGCTGCCGATGAGTTCCTCGATGCCCTTCAGCGCATCCTGGAAGTGGAGCGCGACCTGGAGTAG
- a CDS encoding metallophosphoesterase family protein, with product MKFAIFGDIHANLEALQTVLWDAQEQGCANYVCLGDIVGYAANPAECLETVRQMGCPVVRGNHDEGAASESTLEELNPLAQAALLWTRQQLTEDQRQWLRDLKLVRQVRDFTIVHSTLDSPGAWGYVTNRFDAMASFSYQFTQVCFYGHTHVPRIFEKDDSVRAARGNDVTLQRGVKYFVNVGSVGQPRDGDWRAAYAIYDVQAQTISIRRLEYDIQTAQDKIRAAGLPSLLAERLSLGK from the coding sequence ATGAAATTTGCCATTTTCGGAGACATTCATGCCAATCTGGAGGCCCTGCAGACTGTTCTGTGGGACGCCCAGGAGCAGGGGTGTGCCAATTACGTATGTCTCGGTGACATCGTCGGTTATGCCGCCAATCCGGCTGAGTGTCTGGAAACCGTGCGCCAGATGGGCTGCCCCGTCGTCCGGGGAAATCATGATGAAGGTGCCGCCAGTGAAAGCACGCTGGAAGAGCTGAATCCCCTGGCCCAGGCCGCCCTGCTCTGGACCCGCCAGCAGCTCACCGAAGATCAGCGCCAGTGGCTGCGGGATCTGAAACTCGTCCGTCAGGTACGGGATTTCACCATTGTCCATTCCACCCTGGATTCACCTGGGGCCTGGGGTTACGTGACGAATCGCTTCGATGCGATGGCCAGCTTCAGCTACCAGTTTACCCAGGTCTGCTTTTACGGTCACACGCATGTGCCGCGCATTTTTGAAAAGGACGATTCCGTCCGCGCCGCGCGGGGCAATGACGTGACCCTCCAGCGTGGAGTGAAGTATTTTGTCAATGTCGGCAGCGTGGGCCAGCCCCGAGATGGAGACTGGCGTGCCGCCTATGCCATCTATGATGTGCAGGCGCAGACCATCTCCATCCGCCGTCTGGAATATGACATCCAGACCGCGCAGGACAAGATCCGCGCCGCCGGTCTCCCCTCCCTGCTCGCAGAGCGGCTTTCCCTCGGTAAATAA